The following proteins come from a genomic window of Streptomyces sp. NBC_00539:
- a CDS encoding response regulator transcription factor, whose protein sequence is MSMEAPPARVLVVDDDPTVSEVVAQYLRRAGFTVEEAGDGPSALDRAGRVRPDLVVLDLMLPGLDGLEVCRRLRETGPVPVIMLTARGDEDDRIAGLEVGADDYVTKPFSPRELVLRVTSVLRRSRAAAGPVGAPGTLAGAGITLDPATHRATKGGRELTLTLREFDLLAHFLRHPGRAHGREELMREVWGWDFGDLSTVTVHVRRLRAKVETDPGRPRLIQTVWGVGYRFDPTGATELPDPGDPPGAADPTAPGGAADAQSAATGRTA, encoded by the coding sequence ATGAGCATGGAAGCACCCCCCGCCCGGGTCCTCGTCGTGGACGACGACCCGACCGTCTCCGAGGTCGTCGCCCAGTACCTCAGGCGCGCCGGGTTCACCGTCGAGGAGGCCGGTGACGGGCCGTCCGCCCTGGACCGCGCCGGGCGGGTCCGCCCCGATCTGGTGGTCCTGGACCTGATGCTGCCGGGGCTGGACGGGCTGGAGGTGTGCCGCAGGCTGCGCGAGACCGGTCCCGTACCGGTGATCATGCTGACGGCCCGGGGCGACGAGGACGACCGGATCGCGGGCCTGGAGGTGGGCGCGGACGACTACGTGACCAAGCCGTTCAGCCCGCGCGAGCTGGTGCTGCGCGTGACGTCCGTCCTGCGGCGCAGCAGGGCCGCCGCCGGACCCGTCGGCGCACCGGGGACCCTCGCGGGCGCCGGGATCACGCTCGACCCCGCGACCCACCGCGCCACCAAGGGCGGACGTGAACTCACCCTGACCCTGCGGGAGTTCGACCTGCTCGCGCACTTCCTGCGGCACCCCGGGCGGGCGCACGGCAGGGAGGAGCTGATGCGCGAGGTGTGGGGCTGGGACTTCGGGGACCTGTCGACGGTGACCGTGCACGTACGGAGGCTGCGCGCCAAGGTCGAGACCGACCCGGGCCGGCCGCGGCTGATCCAGACGGTGTGGGGCGTCGGCTACCGCTTCGACCCCACCGGCGCCACGGAGCTGCCCGACCCCGGTGACCCCCCGGGCGCCGCCGACCCCACGGCCCCCGGCGGGGCCGCCGACGCGCAGTCCGCCGCGACGGGTCGGACGGCATGA
- a CDS encoding class I SAM-dependent methyltransferase gives MSARGVVAAAAWTADPYTVALRSGRGPLFLRRGDGWLLPLDVERWCEEPDGADRTVLDRCRGAVLDIGCGPGRLVSALAARGHRALGIDVSPEAVARTARSGGTALHRSVFDPLPGEGRWDTALLIDGNIGIGGDPAALLRRMAEVLAGAGTLVVECAEVEVDERCEVRVADGRGGLGSPFSWARVGTAALAAHARASGWTPAHHWAARDRVFVELTRTRPPRRPVRF, from the coding sequence ATGAGCGCGCGGGGGGTGGTCGCGGCCGCGGCCTGGACCGCGGACCCGTACACCGTCGCACTGCGCAGCGGTCGCGGGCCGCTGTTCCTGCGGCGCGGGGACGGCTGGCTGTTGCCGCTGGACGTGGAGCGCTGGTGCGAGGAGCCCGACGGGGCGGACCGGACGGTGCTCGACCGCTGCCGGGGGGCGGTCCTGGACATCGGCTGCGGTCCGGGCCGGCTGGTGTCGGCGCTGGCCGCCCGGGGGCACCGCGCGCTGGGGATCGACGTCAGCCCGGAGGCGGTGGCCCGTACGGCCCGCTCGGGCGGCACGGCACTGCACCGGTCGGTCTTCGACCCCCTTCCCGGCGAGGGGCGTTGGGACACGGCGCTGCTGATCGACGGGAACATCGGCATCGGCGGCGACCCGGCGGCGCTGCTGCGGCGGATGGCCGAGGTACTGGCCGGGGCGGGGACGCTGGTCGTCGAGTGCGCGGAGGTGGAGGTGGACGAGCGCTGCGAGGTCCGCGTCGCGGACGGCCGGGGCGGCCTCGGCTCCCCGTTCTCCTGGGCCCGCGTCGGCACGGCGGCGCTGGCCGCCCACGCGCGGGCCTCCGGCTGGACCCCGGCCCACCACTGGGCGGCCCGGGACCGGGTGTTCGTGGAACTGACCCGTACCCGCCCGCCGCGTCGGCCGGTCCGCTTCTGA
- a CDS encoding DUF805 domain-containing protein, giving the protein MHYYTDVLKRYADFDGRARRQEYWMFVLWNIPVVVVLMVIDFALDSYPVITWIYTLAVFLPSLGVSVRRLHDTGKSGWWYLISLVPFIGGIWMLILMATEGHRGANEYGQDPKQVIAA; this is encoded by the coding sequence GTGCACTACTACACGGACGTACTCAAGCGCTATGCCGACTTCGACGGGAGGGCCCGCCGGCAGGAGTACTGGATGTTCGTCCTGTGGAACATCCCGGTCGTCGTCGTCCTGATGGTCATCGACTTCGCGCTGGACAGCTACCCGGTCATCACCTGGATCTACACCCTCGCCGTCTTCCTGCCCAGCCTGGGCGTCTCCGTCCGCCGGCTGCACGACACCGGCAAGTCCGGCTGGTGGTACCTCATCAGCCTGGTCCCCTTCATCGGCGGGATCTGGATGCTCATCCTCATGGCCACCGAAGGCCACCGGGGCGCGAACGAGTACGGGCAGGACCCCAAGCAGGTCATAGCCGCCTGA
- a CDS encoding sensor histidine kinase, which yields MTDTLLIALFALGGAACAGVLGAGALRLVRHRSVAVSLTVVAAVTVTAMLAGTLAVAQAMFLSPHDLGVVTLVAAMAAVVSLGTALLLGRWVVARSRELSRAARDFGDGGSFAAPPGQTTAELDALSRELAATSAKLAASRERERALETSRRELVAWISHDLRTPLAGLRAMSEALEDGMAADPARYHRQIRTEVERLNSMVGDLFELSRIHAGALCLTPSRMSVYDLVGDALSGVDPLARAHGVRLVGDTVERVPVEVDGKEMTRVLANLLVNAIRHTPADGTVAIAAQRQAGAVVLSVTDGCGGIAADDLPRVFDTGWRGTTARTPPAGAGLGLAIVRGIVEAHAGRATVHNVPGGCRFEVTLPLTA from the coding sequence ATGACCGACACCCTGCTCATCGCGCTGTTCGCCCTCGGCGGGGCCGCCTGCGCCGGGGTGCTCGGCGCGGGCGCCCTGCGCCTGGTGCGGCACCGCTCGGTCGCCGTCTCGCTCACGGTCGTCGCCGCCGTCACCGTCACCGCGATGCTGGCCGGCACCCTCGCCGTCGCCCAGGCCATGTTCCTGTCCCCGCACGACCTCGGCGTGGTCACCCTCGTCGCGGCGATGGCGGCGGTGGTCTCCCTGGGGACCGCGCTCCTGCTGGGGCGGTGGGTGGTCGCCCGCAGCAGGGAACTGTCCCGCGCGGCACGCGACTTCGGTGACGGCGGCAGCTTCGCGGCCCCGCCCGGCCAGACCACCGCCGAACTGGACGCGCTGTCGCGCGAGCTGGCGGCCACCAGCGCCAAGCTGGCCGCCTCCCGGGAGCGGGAGCGGGCCCTGGAGACCTCGCGGCGCGAGCTGGTGGCCTGGATCTCGCACGACCTGCGGACCCCGCTGGCGGGACTGCGGGCCATGTCGGAGGCGCTGGAGGACGGCATGGCCGCCGACCCGGCCCGCTACCACCGGCAGATCCGCACCGAGGTCGAGCGGCTCAACTCGATGGTCGGTGACCTGTTCGAACTGTCCCGGATCCACGCGGGCGCGCTCTGCCTGACCCCGAGCCGGATGTCGGTGTACGACCTGGTCGGGGACGCGCTGTCGGGAGTGGACCCGCTCGCGCGCGCACACGGGGTCCGGCTGGTCGGGGACACCGTCGAGCGGGTGCCGGTGGAGGTCGACGGCAAGGAGATGACCCGGGTCCTGGCGAACCTGCTGGTCAACGCGATCCGCCACACCCCGGCCGACGGGACCGTCGCCATCGCCGCCCAGCGGCAGGCCGGGGCGGTCGTCCTGTCCGTCACCGACGGCTGCGGCGGCATCGCGGCCGATGACCTGCCCCGGGTCTTCGACACCGGCTGGCGCGGCACGACCGCCCGTACCCCCCCGGCCGGGGCGGGCCTCGGCCTCGCCATCGTCCGTGGCATCGTCGAGGCCCACGCCGGGCGCGCCACGGTCCACAACGTCCCGGGCGGCTGTCGCTTCGAGGTGACGCTGCCGCTCACGGCGTGA
- a CDS encoding NAD-dependent epimerase/dehydratase family protein, with the protein MRVLVTGGAGFIGSHIVTALRRRGHHPVVLDSLLPAAHPVPLEAPGPDFVRADVRDRDAVLAALRGVDAVCHQAAMVGLGKDFADAPAYVGANDLGTAVLLAAMAESGVPRLVLAGSMVVYGEGRYECPRHGAVRPGPRRVADLTEGRFEPRCPSCGADLAPGLVSEDAPADPRNVYATTKLAQEHLAAAWARCVDGRAVSLRYHNVYGPGMPRDTPYAGVASFFRSALARGEAPRVFEDGAQRRDFVHVGDVAAANVAALEALESPGALPQGACTPYNTGSGEPHTVGEMASALAAAHGGPDPVVTGEYRLGDVRHITADSRRLRAELGWRPEVSFAKGMTEFAHAAQRAVAV; encoded by the coding sequence ATGCGCGTACTCGTCACCGGAGGAGCCGGGTTCATCGGCTCGCACATCGTCACTGCCCTGCGCCGGCGCGGGCACCACCCCGTGGTCCTGGACTCCCTGCTGCCGGCCGCCCACCCCGTCCCGCTGGAGGCCCCGGGCCCGGATTTCGTACGGGCGGACGTGCGGGACCGCGATGCGGTGCTGGCGGCGCTGCGCGGGGTGGACGCGGTCTGCCACCAGGCCGCCATGGTCGGGCTCGGCAAGGACTTCGCCGACGCGCCCGCCTACGTCGGGGCCAACGACCTGGGTACGGCGGTCCTGCTCGCGGCGATGGCCGAAAGTGGTGTCCCCCGACTCGTCCTCGCGGGCTCGATGGTCGTCTACGGGGAGGGCCGCTACGAGTGCCCCCGCCACGGGGCCGTCCGGCCCGGGCCGCGCCGGGTGGCGGACCTGACCGAGGGCCGTTTCGAGCCGCGCTGCCCCTCTTGCGGTGCGGATCTGGCCCCGGGCCTGGTGTCCGAGGACGCGCCCGCCGACCCGCGGAACGTCTACGCGACCACGAAGCTGGCCCAGGAGCACCTGGCCGCCGCCTGGGCGCGCTGCGTGGACGGCCGGGCGGTGTCGCTGCGCTACCACAATGTGTACGGGCCGGGGATGCCGCGCGACACCCCGTACGCGGGGGTGGCCTCGTTCTTCCGCTCCGCGCTGGCCAGGGGCGAGGCGCCACGGGTCTTCGAGGACGGGGCGCAGCGGCGCGACTTCGTCCACGTCGGGGACGTCGCCGCGGCCAACGTGGCGGCCCTGGAGGCGCTGGAGTCCCCGGGCGCCCTCCCGCAGGGCGCCTGCACCCCCTACAACACGGGCAGCGGTGAACCGCACACCGTCGGGGAGATGGCCTCGGCCCTCGCGGCCGCCCACGGCGGCCCGGACCCGGTCGTGACGGGTGAGTACCGCCTGGGCGACGTCCGGCACATCACGGCCGACTCCCGCCGGCTCCGCGCGGAGCTGGGCTGGCGCCCGGAGGTGTCCTTCGCGAAGGGCATGACGGAGTTCGCCCACGCGGCGCAGCGCGCCGTCGCCGTGTAG
- a CDS encoding NADP-dependent isocitrate dehydrogenase: MTDSTIIYTHTDEAPALATYSFLPVVQAYASTAGVNVETRDISLAGRIIASFPEHLEEGQRIADALAELGELAKTPEANIIKLPNISASIPQLKAAVAELQGQGYALPDYPDDPKTDEEREIRARYDKVKGSAVNPVLREGNSDRRAPASVKNYAKAHPHRMGAWSAESKTNVATMGENDFRSTEKSTVISEAGTLRIEHVAADGTTTVLRESVPVLAGEVVDASVMHVDALRTFLNDQIERAKAEDVLFSVHLKATMMKVSDPIVFGHVVRAFFPKTFARYGDVLVAAGLSPNDGLGAILKGLDGVPHLGDEIKASFEAELAHGPALAMVDSDKGITNLHVPSDVIVDASMPAMIRTSGHMWGPDGQEADTLAVLPDSSYAGVYQAVIDDCRAHGAFDPSTMGSVPNVGLMAQKAEEYGSHDKTFEIADAGTVRVVDAAGNTVLEQEVAAGDIFRACQTKDAPIQDWVKLAVTRARATGVPAVFWLDEGRAHDAQLIAKVKTYLAEHDTEGLTIKILPPVEATAYSLERIRRGEDTISVTGNVLRDYLTDLFPILELGTSAKMLSVVPLMNGGGLFETGAGGSAPKHVQQLVKENYLRWDSLGEFLALAVSFEHLATSTGNARAQVLADTLDRATGTFLNEDKSPSRKLGGIDNRGSHFYLALYWAQELSRQTADPKLAAAFDPLAKTLAESEEKIVGELIAVQGSPAEIGGYYQPDPAKAAAVMRPSVTFNQAIATLG, from the coding sequence GTGACTGACTCGACCATCATCTACACGCACACTGACGAGGCCCCGGCCCTCGCGACGTATTCCTTCCTGCCTGTGGTCCAGGCGTACGCGTCGACGGCCGGTGTGAATGTCGAGACCCGTGACATCTCCCTGGCCGGTCGGATCATCGCCAGCTTCCCCGAGCACCTGGAAGAGGGCCAGCGGATCGCCGACGCCCTCGCCGAGCTCGGCGAGCTGGCGAAGACGCCCGAGGCGAACATCATCAAGCTGCCCAACATCTCGGCCTCGATCCCGCAGCTCAAGGCCGCGGTCGCCGAGCTCCAGGGCCAGGGCTACGCGCTCCCGGACTACCCGGACGACCCGAAGACCGACGAGGAGCGCGAGATCCGCGCCCGCTACGACAAGGTCAAGGGCAGCGCCGTCAACCCGGTCCTGCGCGAGGGCAACTCCGACCGCCGCGCCCCCGCCTCGGTCAAGAACTACGCCAAGGCCCACCCGCACCGCATGGGCGCCTGGAGCGCCGAGTCGAAGACGAACGTCGCCACCATGGGCGAGAACGACTTCCGCTCCACCGAGAAGTCCACCGTGATCTCCGAGGCCGGCACGCTCCGCATCGAGCACGTCGCCGCCGACGGCACCACCACCGTGCTGCGCGAGTCCGTACCGGTCCTGGCCGGTGAGGTCGTGGACGCGTCCGTCATGCACGTCGACGCGCTGCGCACCTTCCTCAACGACCAGATCGAGCGTGCCAAGGCCGAGGACGTCCTGTTCTCCGTGCACCTCAAGGCCACGATGATGAAGGTCTCCGACCCGATCGTCTTCGGCCACGTGGTCCGCGCCTTCTTCCCGAAGACCTTCGCCCGCTACGGCGACGTCCTCGTCGCCGCCGGTCTGTCCCCGAACGACGGCCTCGGCGCGATCCTCAAGGGCCTCGACGGCGTCCCGCACCTCGGCGACGAGATCAAGGCCTCCTTCGAGGCCGAGCTCGCCCACGGCCCGGCCCTCGCCATGGTCGACTCCGACAAGGGCATCACCAACCTGCACGTCCCGTCCGACGTCATCGTCGACGCCTCCATGCCGGCCATGATCCGCACCTCCGGCCACATGTGGGGCCCGGACGGCCAGGAGGCCGACACCCTCGCCGTCCTCCCGGACAGCAGCTACGCCGGTGTCTACCAGGCCGTCATCGACGACTGCCGCGCGCACGGCGCCTTCGACCCCTCCACCATGGGCTCGGTGCCGAACGTCGGTCTCATGGCGCAGAAGGCCGAGGAGTACGGCAGCCACGACAAGACCTTCGAGATCGCCGACGCCGGCACCGTCCGCGTCGTCGACGCCGCGGGCAACACGGTCCTGGAGCAGGAGGTCGCCGCCGGCGACATCTTCCGCGCCTGCCAGACCAAGGACGCGCCGATCCAGGACTGGGTCAAGCTCGCCGTCACCCGCGCCCGCGCCACCGGCGTCCCGGCCGTCTTCTGGCTGGACGAGGGCCGCGCGCACGACGCGCAGCTGATCGCCAAGGTGAAGACCTACCTCGCCGAGCACGACACCGAGGGCCTCACCATCAAGATCCTCCCCCCGGTCGAGGCCACCGCCTACTCCCTGGAGCGGATCCGCCGCGGCGAGGACACCATCTCGGTGACCGGCAACGTGCTGCGCGACTACCTGACCGACCTCTTCCCGATCCTGGAGCTGGGCACCAGCGCCAAGATGCTGTCGGTCGTCCCGCTGATGAACGGCGGCGGCCTGTTCGAGACGGGCGCCGGCGGCTCCGCCCCCAAGCACGTGCAGCAGCTCGTCAAGGAGAACTACCTGCGCTGGGACTCGCTCGGCGAGTTCCTCGCGCTGGCCGTCTCCTTCGAGCACCTGGCGACCAGCACCGGCAACGCCCGCGCCCAGGTGCTGGCCGACACCCTGGACCGCGCGACCGGCACCTTCCTCAACGAGGACAAGTCGCCGAGCCGCAAGCTGGGTGGCATCGACAACCGCGGCAGCCACTTCTACCTCGCGCTGTACTGGGCGCAGGAGCTGTCGCGCCAGACCGCCGACCCGAAGCTGGCCGCGGCGTTCGACCCGCTCGCCAAGACGCTGGCCGAGTCCGAGGAGAAGATCGTCGGCGAGCTCATCGCCGTCCAGGGCTCCCCGGCCGAGATCGGCGGCTACTACCAGCCCGACCCGGCCAAGGCCGCCGCGGTGATGCGCCCGTCCGTCACCTTCAACCAGGCGATCGCGACCCTGGGCTGA
- a CDS encoding TIGR04282 family arsenosugar biosynthesis glycosyltransferase: protein MSTLMVIAKEPLPGRVKTRLTPPFTAAGAAELAEAALADTLEAVARTPAERRVLVLEGRPGPWLPPGFEVVPQAAGGLDERLAAAFAGCTGPALLIGMDTPQVTPQLLTVDWSQYDAWFGPAVDGGFWALGLAVPDPRLLRGVPMSVPVTGAVQYERLRAAGLRIGRLPVLRDVDSAEDARLVAADAPAGAFAARLARLVPAVRR, encoded by the coding sequence GTGAGCACGCTGATGGTGATCGCGAAGGAGCCGCTGCCGGGCCGGGTCAAGACCCGGCTGACGCCGCCGTTCACCGCCGCCGGGGCGGCCGAGCTGGCGGAGGCCGCGCTGGCGGACACCCTGGAGGCGGTGGCCCGGACCCCCGCCGAGCGACGGGTGCTGGTACTGGAGGGGCGGCCCGGTCCGTGGCTGCCGCCCGGGTTCGAGGTGGTGCCGCAGGCGGCCGGGGGCCTGGACGAGCGGCTCGCGGCCGCCTTCGCGGGGTGCACGGGGCCGGCCCTGCTGATCGGGATGGACACCCCGCAGGTCACGCCCCAGCTGCTGACGGTCGACTGGTCGCAGTACGACGCGTGGTTCGGGCCGGCCGTGGACGGGGGGTTCTGGGCGCTCGGTCTGGCCGTGCCCGATCCCCGGTTGCTGCGGGGCGTGCCGATGTCCGTACCGGTGACGGGCGCCGTCCAGTACGAGCGGCTGCGAGCGGCCGGGCTGCGGATCGGGCGGCTGCCGGTGCTGCGGGACGTGGACAGCGCCGAGGACGCCCGGCTGGTGGCGGCCGACGCCCCGGCGGGTGCGTTCGCCGCCCGCCTGGCGCGGCTCGTCCCGGCGGTCCGCCGATGA
- a CDS encoding GNAT family N-acetyltransferase produces the protein MVVLERLRADHADALFAFERANRAYFARTVPDRGDAYFAGFADRHRALLAEQEAGACHFHVVIDAEGELVGRINLVDVLDGSAELGYRIGEAAAGRGLATAAVGAVRRLAAGPYGLRTLTALTTLDNPASMTVLTRNGFTATGDTRVDGRPAIRYAHRLPRPSPGTATA, from the coding sequence ATGGTGGTACTGGAGCGGCTGAGGGCCGACCACGCGGACGCCCTGTTCGCCTTCGAGCGGGCCAACAGGGCCTACTTCGCCCGCACCGTGCCGGACCGGGGAGACGCGTACTTCGCCGGTTTCGCCGACCGCCACCGTGCCCTGCTCGCCGAACAGGAGGCGGGGGCCTGCCACTTCCACGTCGTGATCGACGCCGAGGGGGAGCTGGTCGGACGGATCAACCTCGTGGACGTCCTGGACGGGAGCGCCGAACTCGGCTACCGGATCGGCGAGGCCGCGGCCGGCCGCGGACTGGCGACGGCGGCGGTCGGCGCGGTCCGACGACTGGCCGCCGGCCCGTACGGGCTCCGCACACTCACCGCGCTCACCACCCTCGACAACCCGGCCTCCATGACCGTCCTCACCCGCAACGGCTTCACCGCCACCGGAGACACCCGCGTCGACGGCCGCCCGGCCATCCGCTACGCCCACCGGCTGCCGCGGCCGTCACCGGGCACCGCAACGGCCTGA
- a CDS encoding glycosyltransferase family 2 protein codes for MTATVDVVLPCLNEAEALPWVLDRIPAGWRALVVDNGSTDGSAGIARGLGATVVREERRGFGAACHAGLLAAEAEVVCFCDCDASLDPGLLTGFVAAVAAGEADLVLGRRRPQGRGAWPAHARAGNLALARMLRRRTGLELRDLGPMRAARRTGLLGLDLTDRRSGYPLEMVVRAADAGWRVREVDVPYLPRSGKSKVTGTWRGTWHAVRDMSRVLTEPAAGRPVAGGAR; via the coding sequence ATGACCGCGACCGTAGACGTCGTACTCCCCTGTCTGAACGAGGCCGAGGCCCTGCCCTGGGTGCTGGACCGCATCCCCGCCGGCTGGCGGGCCCTGGTCGTGGACAACGGCTCCACCGACGGCTCCGCCGGGATCGCCCGCGGGCTCGGCGCCACCGTGGTGCGCGAGGAACGGCGCGGGTTCGGCGCCGCCTGCCACGCCGGGCTGCTCGCCGCCGAGGCGGAAGTCGTCTGCTTCTGCGACTGCGACGCCTCCCTGGACCCGGGGCTGCTGACCGGGTTCGTGGCGGCGGTGGCGGCCGGCGAGGCCGATCTGGTGCTGGGCCGGCGCCGTCCGCAGGGCCGGGGCGCCTGGCCCGCGCACGCCCGGGCCGGGAACCTGGCGCTGGCCCGGATGCTGCGCCGCCGGACCGGGCTGGAACTGCGAGACCTGGGCCCGATGCGCGCGGCGCGGCGGACCGGCCTGCTGGGGCTCGACCTGACCGACCGGCGCTCGGGGTACCCGCTGGAGATGGTGGTACGGGCGGCCGACGCGGGGTGGCGGGTCCGGGAGGTGGACGTGCCGTACCTGCCGCGGTCCGGGAAGTCGAAGGTGACCGGCACCTGGCGGGGCACCTGGCACGCGGTGCGGGACATGAGCCGGGTGCTGACGGAGCCCGCCGCCGGCCGTCCGGTGGCCGGGGGTGCGCGGTGA
- a CDS encoding glycoside hydrolase family 71 protein: protein MRADRRAERAARPSSHRRRPRFRGRRPLLVLLISAFLLIGVCAATGIAWDPFTAEAHQERSAPAVGGPWSGAPTTTPTPSPSNAPSPGTPPKALPREEVDTGAPRPTGALPFDLPAPAALRSGAAGKKLVFAHYFTPYPLSLDNASADADYYTRNYLNAAGENGKHQRYGGLLRDRPLPVPPKSGDWESANLRQEVRTARDAGIDGFTLDLLSLSGSNWDRAELLMSAAHSVDPAFKVMLMPDMTSLTSDDPAVLADALAALAAYPAAHRLGDGRLVVSPFKAEAKSAGWWSRVMDLLKARHGIRTALVPLFLDFDTNQAAFAPISHGFSEWGTRSYVGQEGAPADVRRAHQAGKIWMQPVSVQDSRPNQGVYDEAGNTATLRSTWAHAIDDGADWVQLTTWNDYSEGTQFAPSLHNGYTYLDLTSYYLTRFKTGSAPRIVRDTLYLTARTQFAAAGPTGGQSLVMTPRKGSAAPRDTVEVLSFLTEPATLRTTVGPVQAAHEAPAGLHCELLPLKPGTSAARVVRDGRTAAEVRLPYPVDRTVDVQDLQYYGATSGRE from the coding sequence ATGAGAGCGGACCGGCGGGCAGAGCGGGCGGCGCGGCCCTCCTCGCACCGGCGCCGCCCCCGCTTCCGGGGGCGCAGACCCCTCCTGGTACTGCTGATCTCGGCGTTCCTGCTCATCGGCGTCTGCGCCGCGACCGGCATCGCCTGGGACCCCTTCACCGCCGAAGCCCACCAGGAACGTTCGGCGCCCGCCGTCGGCGGCCCCTGGTCCGGCGCCCCCACCACCACCCCCACGCCGAGCCCCAGCAACGCCCCGAGCCCCGGAACCCCGCCGAAGGCGCTGCCCCGCGAGGAGGTCGACACCGGCGCGCCCCGTCCGACCGGAGCGCTGCCCTTCGACCTGCCCGCACCGGCCGCGCTGCGCTCCGGCGCCGCGGGCAAGAAGCTGGTGTTCGCGCACTACTTCACCCCCTACCCGCTCTCCCTCGACAACGCGAGCGCCGACGCCGACTACTACACCCGCAACTACCTGAACGCCGCGGGCGAGAACGGCAAGCACCAGCGCTACGGCGGCCTGCTGCGCGACCGCCCGCTGCCCGTGCCGCCCAAATCCGGCGACTGGGAGTCGGCCAACCTCCGGCAGGAGGTGCGCACCGCCCGCGACGCCGGCATCGACGGGTTCACCCTCGACCTGCTGTCGCTGTCCGGGAGCAACTGGGACCGGGCCGAACTGCTGATGTCCGCGGCCCACTCGGTGGACCCCGCCTTCAAGGTCATGCTGATGCCCGACATGACCTCCCTGACCTCCGACGACCCGGCGGTCCTCGCCGACGCCCTCGCCGCTCTGGCCGCCTACCCCGCCGCGCACCGGCTCGGTGACGGACGGCTCGTGGTGTCGCCCTTCAAGGCGGAGGCCAAGAGCGCGGGCTGGTGGTCCCGTGTCATGGACTTGCTGAAAGCCCGGCACGGCATCCGCACCGCCCTCGTGCCGCTCTTCCTCGACTTCGACACGAACCAGGCGGCGTTCGCCCCGATCAGTCACGGCTTCTCCGAATGGGGCACCCGCAGCTACGTCGGCCAGGAGGGCGCCCCGGCCGACGTGCGCCGGGCCCACCAGGCGGGCAAGATCTGGATGCAGCCCGTGTCCGTCCAGGACAGCCGCCCCAACCAGGGCGTCTACGACGAGGCGGGCAACACCGCCACCCTCCGCTCGACGTGGGCGCACGCCATAGACGACGGCGCCGACTGGGTGCAGCTGACCACCTGGAACGACTACTCGGAGGGCACCCAGTTCGCTCCCTCCCTGCACAACGGCTACACGTACCTGGACCTGACCTCCTACTACCTGACCCGGTTCAAGACCGGCAGCGCGCCCAGGATCGTGCGGGACACCCTCTACCTCACGGCCCGCACCCAGTTCGCCGCCGCCGGCCCCACGGGCGGGCAGTCGCTGGTGATGACGCCGCGCAAGGGCAGCGCCGCACCCCGCGACACGGTGGAGGTGCTCAGCTTCCTCACGGAGCCCGCGACCCTCCGTACGACCGTCGGCCCCGTCCAGGCCGCGCACGAGGCACCCGCGGGCCTGCACTGCGAGCTGCTGCCCCTGAAACCGGGCACGAGTGCGGCCCGCGTGGT